GGGATCCAGGTCGCGCAAGAGGATAGGCCCAGCAGGGAAGCCGTGGTCGTTGATGAACCTGCGGATGGTTGCCTCCACATTCCAAGGCGAGGCAGACAGGTAGAAGAAAGGCATATTGCGGTCAATGCTGCGAATGCGCGAGTAGAGCACGCTCATGCCCGGCACCGAGGCTCGCTTGGTGGGATTGGCCAGCAGGAGATTGTATCCAGCTTTGAGGAGGCTGGGAGCCTGCGTGACCAAAATAGTGTCGTCAATGTCTGAGATGACCCCAATGCGGGCCGAAGAAGGAATTGTGTACAGGGGACCCGGTGCCAGCGAACGCCGGGAAACGTGGTAGGTCACCTGGTGCGGACCAGGTTCGAGTTGGTGTTCCGCCACAAGGTCCAGAAAGCCCGAGCGGTCAGATAGGGCCAGTTTGCTGCTCTGATTGCGGCGGGTATCGGGGGCGTCGTAGAATTCGGAGTCGCCCACCTGCACGGTTTCAATGGGAACGCTGTCGATGGCGATCGCCACGCGAGTGTGGGCAGCTGGCACCGTCAAGGCTGTCCAAATGCCCCGGCTCACGGAGCTGGACTGGGGGCCGGGCGGCGATAGGACTGTGCGGCAAATCAGACGGGAGTAGTGCTCAGTGCCGTACCCTACGTAGGGCTCCACGCGCGGATACCAGCCCAGCCTGCGGCAGAGGGCAGCAGAGAGCCGGGCCCACAGGTCAAAGCCGGTGGTCACCCCCACACGGGTCAGTCGTACCGGCAAGGTCTGCCGCTCCAAACGCTCGTGAGGCGAGGCAGCGTCAAAGCTGGTAGCCACATGCCTTGCCCGTATGGCTGCATGCCTGTGCCCTGGCTTCTTCCCGCGCTCATCTTCACTCATGCTCGCCTTTCCGCCCGCAGTGGTACCGCCTTATTGGGCTGCCTCAATGACCTTGGCATAGTCGTCGGCAGAGAGCAGGTCAGGCTGGTCGTCATCCAAGTCCATTTTGAGAATCCAACCCTCGCCATAGGGGTCGGCGTTGATGACGCTGGGGTCGTCCGAAGCTGCACGATTGACGTATGTAATGGTTCCAGACACTGGGCAGACGAGCGGTTCGACAGCCTTGGAAGACTCGAGTTCCACAATCTCGTCGCCCGCATCTACGTGGGTGCCGGTCTCGGGCAAGTCCAGAAAAACTAAGTCTCCCAGCTGCTCGGTCGCGTACTCGGTCACGCCGAGCACGGCTGGCGAGTCGGATTTGTCAACCCAAACGTGGTCCTGTGAATAGTTCAGCTGGTCGGGAATGCTCAACCGCTCTGCGTTGTTTTGGGATTCACTTGTCATTGTTTTACCTATTCTGCGGGCTTGAGGTTTAGAAGCTGGTCCTAAGCCTGACCACTCGCCCTCGTTCTTAGCGGACTGCGTGGGTCGGTTGCTCGCCAACAACCCGAACCATGGTTCCAGCAGGGCAGTTGTCGTAAATCCATTTGGCATCCTGCTCGTACATGTTGATGCAGCCGTGCGAACCTCGGTTGGCTGCGTCACCGTGAGCGATGGCGTCATAGTTCCAATCGGCGGTATGGAAGCCTTCGGAACCATTGTAGTAGGAGACCCACTTGACGTTGGGAGAGACGTACCCAGGGCCGCGCATGGTCTGAATCTCGTAGCGAATATTGATGAAGAAGGTGCCCAAATCCGACTCGTCGCCGTCACGGGGCAGCCCTGAGCAGATGGGGAAGCTTTTGACTTCCGTCGTACCCTTGTAGGCAGTAGCGGTCTGCGTGCTCAAATTGACTTCCACCCACAGGTCGCCGTCGGGCACGTCGGTGCGCAGCGTGCGCGTCTCCACCTTATGGGGCTCCACATCTACTGCGGCTTGGATGTTCTCAATCTTGCCGGACTTGAGATGGTCGGTAATCTGCCGGGCAATGTCATCTTGGTTCTTTACCTTGATGCCATCGACACCAGCCGTCGTCACGCCCAAAACGTTGCCCTTGCTGTCTTTCACGTTCTTCTCAGGCACCATGTCTTGGTTGAGCTGCTTAGGTAGCTCAGTGTCGGCATAGGCCTTGATAGCCTGCGCATCGTAGGTCAGGTTCATCTGGCCCTTGAGCAAATCAGAATCCACATGTATCCACTTGGCCACTTGATCCTTGGGGACCGTGTAGTTGCCACCCTTTTCGCTACCCACTACCAGGGGTTGGGCCAGTCGCTGGTTGGCTTGGTCGGCCGTGCTGGCGGCCACATCCTTGCTGATAGGCATGTCCACGTCGCTGTAGGTGAGCGTGAGTGTGCGCTGCTGGCCGGGACTGCTAGCCAAGGCGTTGACGGCCTGCTTGGCGACTTCAATCTTGGGAGCCTGACCTCGCTTGCCCTCCTGCACAACAAACTGATGCGAGCCTTCGTCGTAGTGAACGGAAGAAGGCACGGCCCGCGCATCCTCACCAATGAAGGTCTTCGTCAGGTAGTCGTTCATCTTCGCCTCGTCAACGGAGAGCGTCAGAGGCACCACTTGCTTCTGGAAAGGATTGACTCTGGCGAACTCGTTGGAATCCTTGGCGGAGACAATCTTGTTGACAGTCGACTTGACATCGGCCTGCACGCCCAAATCCGTCAGTTTCGCCTTCGTGCGTCCGCCCTTGTTGTCAGTTACGGTAAAGCCCGAAGCTGCGACCTGCGAGGAGACAATCTTTTCGAGCTCCTGCGGGGTTCGACCCGCCACGCTCTGGCCTGCAAATGTGACCCCTGGAGCAGCCCGGTCCTGGTAGTAGGAGCGAGCGCCAAAGAAACCGACAATCAGAGCCACGATGACCGCGGCCAGCAGGCACAATGAAATAATCAGCCCCCAATGGTGGCGATTGATCCGCCGGGCCACATGAGAAGCTGGATATGTTGCCTCGCCACTGCCCTCTGTGCCTTCTGCGGACTGCAAATTCATCAGCCGAGCATAGGCAGCCATATCCTCGTTGGCCTGACCAGGCTGGCCACTTGGAGCCTCATATGAGTCAAACTGCCCCTGCATTTGCCCAAACGTGCTCTGCATCTGATCGACCGGCGAAGCGGCGTACTGCTGCCCGGCCTCTGGCGCGCCCCAGCTCCCAGCAGCCGGTCGAGCACCAGCCGCAAGCGGAGGGATAATTTGGGTGGCATCTTCGGGCTCGGCCTGCCCGGACTGCCCATAGGAGCCCAGTCCCGAGTATGCATCTCCCGCCGCATATGAAGGGAGTTGCCCATTACCATACTCTTCGTTGGTCATAGCTCACCTTTCACAATCTACTCAATTTATTCAACTATAGACTAAGGCCGCGAAGGCCGGGGCACTTTCTGTCGCACCAGCAAATACATCGGTGGGATTCACAGATGCTTCTGGCCACACCTACCCCTGCCCTTGCCTACAGCTCCCGGCCCAGCCACTGCTCAATCATGGAGTGGGCCACCGAAGCCTTGCGCGGCGCGCTCATCTGGCCGAGATCTATGGCCTGCGAGTATTCATCTCGAGTCATCCAGCGCGCGTCAGACACTTCCTGCCCGTCCACACGAATCTGCGT
This window of the Bombiscardovia nodaiensis genome carries:
- a CDS encoding ABC transporter ATP-binding protein, which gives rise to MSEDERGKKPGHRHAAIRARHVATSFDAASPHERLERQTLPVRLTRVGVTTGFDLWARLSAALCRRLGWYPRVEPYVGYGTEHYSRLICRTVLSPPGPQSSSVSRGIWTALTVPAAHTRVAIAIDSVPIETVQVGDSEFYDAPDTRRNQSSKLALSDRSGFLDLVAEHQLEPGPHQVTYHVSRRSLAPGPLYTIPSSARIGVISDIDDTILVTQAPSLLKAGYNLLLANPTKRASVPGMSVLYSRIRSIDRNMPFFYLSASPWNVEATIRRFINDHGFPAGPILLRDLDPRPKTFIPSTVQHKQEFIQQLMADFPRMRFILFGDDGQSDPSTYAEVVRRYPGRVLAIGIRQLIPRESGLPSVKRTSTQPAPEMDVPVFYGTTGANLMKTMLPYLEHICRHGGPIIGS
- the gcvH gene encoding glycine cleavage system H protein, whose protein sequence is MTSESQNNAERLSIPDQLNYSQDHVWVDKSDSPAVLGVTEYATEQLGDLVFLDLPETGTHVDAGDEIVELESSKAVEPLVCPVSGTITYVNRAASDDPSVINADPYGEGWILKMDLDDDQPDLLSADDYAKVIEAAQ
- a CDS encoding peptidoglycan-binding protein produces the protein MTNEEYGNGQLPSYAAGDAYSGLGSYGQSGQAEPEDATQIIPPLAAGARPAAGSWGAPEAGQQYAASPVDQMQSTFGQMQGQFDSYEAPSGQPGQANEDMAAYARLMNLQSAEGTEGSGEATYPASHVARRINRHHWGLIISLCLLAAVIVALIVGFFGARSYYQDRAAPGVTFAGQSVAGRTPQELEKIVSSQVAASGFTVTDNKGGRTKAKLTDLGVQADVKSTVNKIVSAKDSNEFARVNPFQKQVVPLTLSVDEAKMNDYLTKTFIGEDARAVPSSVHYDEGSHQFVVQEGKRGQAPKIEVAKQAVNALASSPGQQRTLTLTYSDVDMPISKDVAASTADQANQRLAQPLVVGSEKGGNYTVPKDQVAKWIHVDSDLLKGQMNLTYDAQAIKAYADTELPKQLNQDMVPEKNVKDSKGNVLGVTTAGVDGIKVKNQDDIARQITDHLKSGKIENIQAAVDVEPHKVETRTLRTDVPDGDLWVEVNLSTQTATAYKGTTEVKSFPICSGLPRDGDESDLGTFFINIRYEIQTMRGPGYVSPNVKWVSYYNGSEGFHTADWNYDAIAHGDAANRGSHGCINMYEQDAKWIYDNCPAGTMVRVVGEQPTHAVR